A window of Misgurnus anguillicaudatus chromosome 3, ASM2758022v2, whole genome shotgun sequence genomic DNA:
ttctaggttgatagaagcactggggacacaattatagcacttaaatatggaaaaagtcacattttcatgccatggcccctttaaattacTACTTATTcacctggtttcacagacataaggctagtcctagactaaaacacatgtttgagccgTCTTAATCTAAAATAATCtcagattttaaaatatgtcagtgccattgatttgtctcaagatacacgccagtattttcatgtgcttgtagagaatggtttaccaaaactatgtcactgggttgatctttttaacattttctaggttgatagaagcactggggacccaattatagcacttaaatatggaaaaagtcaaattttcatgccatggcccctttaaattacTATTCATTCACCCGGTTTCACAAACCataggctagtcctagactaaaacaaatgtttgagccgtcttaatttaaaataatcttagattttaaaatatgtcagtgccattgatttgtctcaagatacacaccattATTATCTTTTCCTAAGGCAtctttataaaagatgcttaaacatcttaatttaacttaggcttagtcctggctttagctactGTAagtcttgtctgtgaaaccaggccaataactacttttttaaaataaagatgatatatcggccaataatctGTATCGGTCgataaaaacaattatattcATGGctgatatatcctgtcaatcgaaagagaacaggaaaatgcaatgaattggAGCTCTGTGTATCGGAAAATTTAAGAAATATCcctagtttaatgttcaatataaatggtcattatTTGAATAGATAACATTCTTTAAGTTAATATAACaaccaaactatcggtatcggcagatataaATAATTAACTATCGGTATCGGTGGAAAGATTTtatattggtgcatctctagtTTCGAATTCTTTGACTTACAGGTAAAAAATAAACTGATCATACGAATTTCCGTTTTATAGTCATGgaatattttgctaatttatctgtgtcattgtcacgatCTCTGCATTCTTCCGTGTCtgtaccacggactttcttttctgtgtcagtttcacgaattggttttcttaccattttcacgtatgtttctgtaacataaaatgacatcctaacccaaaccccaaatttaaccccaaacccagttgaaaatggtttaaaataggaaaaacaattgagtaatcaatacatgaaactgacacggataagaaagtccgtggtacggacacggaaaaatgtggagatccgtgacaatgacacggataaatgcaCAAAATATTCTGTATAccacagaactttgtgagatcatgttgaaaaTAAAGCAAACATACCTGACATTACAATGTGGTTATTAATACGTTaagtgtctgtctgtatgttatttaagttgtgtgttttttttttactgcagATTGccatataaaaattattttggggGTGTGTCAGCCTTGAGCAAAGCCCAGTTTCGGAAGATTAATGGCTTTCCCAATAACTACTGGGGATGGGGAGGAGAGGACGATGACATTTATTATAGGTAAGAAAAACAGATGAGCAGGTGATGTTTCATAGTCATTGCTGATAGTCAAACATTTGACAGCATGCTTTATATAATACAAGTTTTGCTTAATGGTTGTGCATTAAGGGGTTTAGAGGATTTTAAGCACTGCACAGGTTATGGTTACGTGCTTGTTCTTTTTCAAGGATGGCATATCGAGGCATGTCAATATCAAGGCCGAGCGGAAACGTCGGTAAATGCCGAATGATCCGTCACAAGAGAGATGTGAAAAATGAGGAGAATCCACACAGGTAATCTTTCTTTTAAACGCACACATGCACATACAGGACTAAATAAAGATCTAAAGCTATGTAATCTTTCTTTTAAACGCACACATGCACATACAGGACTAAATAAAGATCTAAAGCTATGCATTTTCCTTCGATAGGTTTAGAAGTATCCGCCTTGTACGGAGGATGATGAACAAAGATGGCATCAATTCACTCAAGTACAATGTCATAAAGGTAGAAAAAGACCAGCTCTACACCAAAATCATAGTGGACATTGGCAAGCCAGGCAAATTGTTCTAAGAGGAGACATTTAACTTGCTTTAACTATGCAAGAAAAACATTCACATGTCCGTCACAGACCACACAAGTGAGCATGCAAGGTTTGCCAAGCTTTTGGATCAAAATAAAGCTGTAGAAACTTTCTTCAGGAATTAAATGATATAACTACTTTAAATATGGCAATAAGTTACaatcttagaacgaatgtgttaaaaatactACATGCGTTGTGCCAGAATCCACCCTtctttgtgttattattgaaacacaacttgtgttatattttaaaacaaaatcaacacaaaatgacacataatgtgttaaaagtatAACGcacaaaaatgtgtaaaaaaaaatgacacatcctttctaagaatGATGGACCAGGTGGATGGCTAGAGGCGATACAGCTACagccaaatctcgcgagatgttgggtttagggttaggtaaAAACAGTGCTCATATGACGAGATTTGGCCgcagctgtatcccttctagccacaacccaCCAAATGCCTCTAATATGAGACACAAATCCATTTTCTTTAAGTTAAGACTTAAAGAATTCGATCAGGGCATCTACTGTTCATGATCTGTAACTATGAAGTACATATATTTCATGCTTGATCCTGGAATAGTAATTATTCCTGGCCAGTCAGGTTTTTAAGCTATTACACTGGACTTTTGTAAACACAGGTTTTCTTTTATGTGAAaaaccctacactgtaaaaactgtgactttttacatttttaagtttaaccgATTTACAATTCATCAGTGGCGCctggtgactgctcatccgaggggcgcaaattcaaaatatgtgttcggagtgttgtgttttgcttgcgttttcaaaatatgtgtttgttgcgtcatgtgagccatgtgcatcacgtgttttgtcaagaTAGGTGCGTGCTGCACacgctcacgtttacaaaatacacgcaagacactcacttaacagtaaactctgattacgcatgagattatgagagtatctggcaaacgcgagcatctcttttatcataaaccctttagatgagtctgcagcgggcacttgttttgacaaaacacgtgatgcagaTAGGTTCATTCAActcgcagaacacatattttgaaattacaaaccacacacatgacgggctacataaaTGTTGTGATggacttcgcatcgagcgccctcgaaaaaagaagtcaccggccgccactgcaagTAATGAATGCTGTAACTTATTAAATCAAGTTGCATTTGCCTTAGTTAAgccaactttattttataagttgaacTTATCACTGGTCAGTACAGTTGAAATTActtttaagttgatttaacttaaaaatgttaGTGCAATACTTGATTTATTTGTACGATTTTTACGATTTAATCTGATGGTAGTATATAGAATATGCATCATTGGTTTGGTTTTGTAGTATCTTTACATACAGTAAGAAAGTATTGAGCAAAAACAAGAAGTTTGTAATACATTGGTATCTttaattgtttacattttaatttaattaaatcgaaatgtaattaaaattaatgtaattatttGTAACATATTTGTCTttttaatagaaaataatttttggttaaggaaagattttttttaggtGCTGACTACTTACTTTCATACACTGGCAGAGTATTTTCATTATGAAATCTTTTGTAATAAACAAGAATGTTTAGAAGTTTCACCTAATAAATTCCCACAATGTGCCATCAATGCATCAAAATGTTTGTCTTGCAACGAGCCAGAATTAAATCCAACCCAAAAACCTCCCCTGGGCCGTGCAGCCTATGtgaaatataatcttgatagaTACAGTATAATGTGCCATCAGGTTGTGTTTATTGGACTTAATTCTTATGACAACAGCTTCAGGtgagatcaaattaaaaactgaaaatactTACAAAGAttcttcagattataaaaaggtaagaaagaaacagTTATTTAAAGAACTATAAAAAATCAAGATATATTTTGTTagtttaacttaacaaattaggttaaacaatttcaacttgtttttttaagttatgtcaacttatcacaagtaaAAACTAAAAATGGTAGGTTGTTTcataaccaagttgttttaaaaggatagttcacccaaaaatgaaaattttctcattatttactcactctcatgatGTTACAaacttgttctgataaacacgaaggaagttattttgagaaatgtttgtaaccaaacagttctttagccccattcacttccgttttcctactatggaagtgattGGGGCTCTTAAAtagttggattttttttacagtgtggaggagccagaaatggttcttctatggcagtggttctcaaactggggtccaaGGCCGCAGGGGGCCCCagggggggccgcgagatggtgccaggggggccccagttttataacattttataaaattcattaatttatcatgaattctgtgaaattaaacctaaaaaaaacaaggcagcactactttgtataatttaatgttttgtttaattaaagtgtgaagttttagaactgttttttgtcataaattttctttgggggggccgcgaaggaatgcaccgtacacaaagggggccgcacgctgaaaaagtttgagaaccactgttctatggcattgctgcaTGTGAAGAACCTtcaaagagcaccaattatccgattcacgtttttaaatttcctatggtgtgtaggtgtgtattagtacatgttaacgatatgcaaaaggtacaaaccccaaagtaaacaatgacttgagttatcgtctccaacgtaaatctcttttcttggactataaGAAACGcaaggattgtaggcaacagtttacttcgattggtgatgtagacaaggccgacataattcctcctgctttggactcagcctgtaagttaactcctgtcagcattgcattgtgtgcgaatctttcaaacatggaaaggagcgtcacatttccggatgatgtcagaggtattcaggccaattataacgtacagattagctggccgattagttttgtacaaaatccatgCATTTTAGTAAGAgtgtgaaatctggagctacaaaaaatgtacggtatgtggaaaataatatgttttttaaccataaaccacgctaacacattgtattgtaccaaatacacaaaataataatgtttttagcaatgaaataggtgctctttaaagcaccaccttcactgaaaaaaaagattcattcaatttactcaattttttaaggcaagtggttgcaatcaattcatTCAAGCTaaacttaaacaaaaaaaattagaaaagcaaaacaaaacaaaaaacttttgtttaaatgtagtttaaataaataaattgcaaccacttacctcaAAAAACTGAGCAAATTGAATGAAacaattttttcagtgtttgcaTATGTATTTTAGATATAGCTGGAAATGCTAAAATGTTTCTGTTTCGCATGAATACAGAGCAAAGGTTGCTGATTGTCGCAAAACCCGAGATGCTGacaaaacatttctcaaatttACCACTGTTGTCATCAGAACAATAACAATTCAATAGCTATACATAGTGCGGTATGGCGGTATATTGTGTTGCTGTAAAATAcgtcagaaaaaaatgtgggTGGGTCCAAAGCATTTACTAAAGTAGATGCCATTTTCTTGCTTTCTTTACGTTGTTGTGTCACGGCCATAGGTCACTGCTCACAATTGCAGCAGGCGATTGCtcttctcctctctctctctctctctctcaaaacgtacatttatttatgtagtaGCGATGTATTTTGACGCGATGTGTGCTCATGGCCACAAACATCTTTCAtgagaaagacgagaaagagaggcaacggtaaaggtgcaagtctacAACTACAAGTAAACATGACTCCATGATCATTACCTCAGCACCTGTCATATCTCCATATCTAAAGATATACAGGTATTTATTTtactgtatgcataaatacaaaatacaatgcataggctactatatcttcaatagcctaAAAAATaactgatttaaaaataagattCTGTCTAttaagacttatcttttgttatctttaatgcattttcactttaacttattagatttttaaaactgtggtgagcatttaaTAAAAAGCTAATCAGTGGCATATATATCTTGAAATATACAATTACCAAGAAATAAAATCGCTGATTCCGTGCAATGAATTTTTGATCATACCACCCACCCCTTTAGGCTATATACAGTAATTCTTTGTCACTATCCAAACATGTGGTTAGGGCGGTTACCAGTGTGGTTACAAGGCTTTTTTACCGGATCACTGAGAAACAACAAAAGACACCACCGGGTTAAACATATGCATGCTAGACCGTGATTTTCAAGGTCATGCAGGtacatttatatttgtgttAAAAGCCAACTCGCCCTTTTAAAGGTGGGGCCGCTTTCCTAGAGAGACTGGTTATACCCGTAATTTCTAATCATGCCAAATGTAAAACTTACTGGCGTATCACTTAAAACTGTATTGGAATTGTTGATTGACAGATGTAAAGAAAAGAAACAGTGCGTAGATTTCCAAATGCTTTAATCTGATCCATCCTGCATTTTTTCCTTCAGAAGAGATTAGCAGTTCCCATCTCTCATGATTAATATTTCGGATTTGGTTTTcctgaaagacaaaaaacatcctattttattatgataaatatacaaacatacagTCAACACTGTATTCCAGCTGTCTGCGTGTATGCACGCGCATGTGACGTACAGTCTCTCCACACACAGCAAGCACTCGTTGGCGTACGTATTTCCGTCATTGCCACACACAGGTGCAAAGTTCAGTGGACATGCATTGATCTCTGCCATCCCGGCACACGCAGgctacaacacacacacaaatgtaacATATTTATTCAACCATTccaatattataatatttatcaataaaagcaaataaatgtaataagaaCAAAACAATCCTTTAACCTTTCGATATGAGCCAGTTGACCCATGAGCCCCTGAAACAAAGTTACAAagttttcagttttgttttttaaaaatgttttcctgCATCAAAGAGGTCAAACCTGTTTCAGGCTTGTTATAAAGGTTATGTTTAGAGAACGACAGGGAAGTTATGCCAACTTAACTTAACAACTTAACCCTTAGCTTTTTACAGACATATGAcgctaatttatacattttttaatcaaGAGGTTTCTTTGTATTACCTGAAGTGAGCAGGCAAAGCAGGCCGAACAGCAACACTCTCTCGTACATTTCAGCATAGAATGAGCTCAACACTACTCACATGACTTTATATGGTGGCTATAAAGTGTGGGAATTTTAACACTTgaatacacaaaaatatttacacCCTCCTAAAGCAGACCTCACACTCACTCTGGTGGTGATAAGACTAACATAGTGTACAGTAGAATTAATTAGTGTCATATCGGGTTGTAAACTAAATTTGTTGTAAAATGTTCAGATTTCTGAAATTATATATAAAGTAAAGTCCTAAACATAAAGGCCAGCACGTCTTATTAtaagcagtgttgggtgtaactagttactaagtatttagttactgtaatttaattacttttcccttgaaaaagtaaagtaagggattactcttatttttct
This region includes:
- the spink4 gene encoding serine peptidase inhibitor, Kazal type 4 — encoded protein: MYERVLLFGLLCLLTSGAHGSTGSYRKPACAGMAEINACPLNFAPVCGNDGNTYANECLLCVERLKTKSEILIMRDGNC